In Procambarus clarkii isolate CNS0578487 chromosome 82, FALCON_Pclarkii_2.0, whole genome shotgun sequence, one genomic interval encodes:
- the LOC123764375 gene encoding golgin subfamily A member 7 isoform X1, translating into MIFQSSHDENHGTPLEDLAGSRSAGCLKVFIQRDYSEGTSVKFQTNYPTELEGKIEKSVFVNTINDINGMFVEAEKMSCGRYCEGCLGCLTAYLVFFCMETHYEQMMKKVTKYVAEQNERAWTPRGLLITNPIERGLRVIEISVLTEAASTRSQ; encoded by the exons ATGATCTTTCAGTCATCACATGATGAG AATCATGGGACGCCTTTGgaagacttggctgggtctcggtcAGCTGGGTGTCTCAAGGTTTTCATTCAACGAGATTATTCTGAAGGAACCTCAGTAAAATTTCAGACAAATTATCCTACTGAACTTGAAGGAAAA ATTGAAAAATCAGTGTTTGTAAATACAATCAATGACATCAATGGTATGTTTGTTGAGGCTGAGAAGATGTCTTGTGGCCGTTACTGCGAAGGTTGTCTTGGATGTCTAACGGCGTACCTCGTATTTTTTTGCATGGAGACACACTATGAACAG ATGATGAAAAAAGTGACTAAGTATGTAGCAGAACAGAATGAACGTGCATGGACTCCTCGTGGTCTACTTATCACCAACCCTATAGAACGTGGACTCAGAGTT